A window of Pieris rapae chromosome 22, ilPieRapa1.1, whole genome shotgun sequence genomic DNA:
AATGTGGAGCGTCTTCTGTAATAGATTTAGGCACAGTAATGGAAGCAAACCGCAAAGTTGGTCTTGCGGCTGACAAGCCCACACCTGGGCAAGGCGACATGCTCTTAGCAAACCTGTTACTAGAATTAACATGTACTTTATgcactttttttactatggCATATGCTACCGCGGCGCCGTCTGCTTGGTGCGGGAGGGTTATGTGGAACACGCTAATGTGCGTACCCAATTAAACCCTAaggcgccaccaacaatcgtCTTAGGCGTTATGCAGTAACAGCACAGAAAATATCCTTCACAGACCttgtattttatgtacttCACAAGTTCCCTTTAACGAAGAATATTGTATTTCCAGTTACGAATATTAGATCGAACTTAACCCCTGATTTTGCTtgaacagattaaaaataggGCCTATTTTGTAACCactatttaattgtttcattataaaattacatatttaaaatatattgtcgtCACATCTCATCATAATCTGTAGTCATTATTGCGTTTCGGCCACTTTCATAActcaaaatttaaacattagcTATTTTTagagaattattaatttaactcgGGGTATCTTAAAAACCAGTTTCTGGCTTATTTcagttgatttaatatttgcaatCATGTATATATTGACGAAAACAGAATAATTTACTAGAcgatgttaattaattattatctatttgtCTTACCGTCATCTTAATGAGTGAACTTGctagacaaataaaaaattataacatctCAAAGCCAACTGCAGACGAAGTCACGGCTAATTTGCACAAAACCATGAAAACCAACATTtacgtagattttttttttaattatatgtacaaggctgtacattttgctcactcGGGTTtccttagttttataagcgtcatgttaatttgctatatttgttttaaatactgtagaattgtttgatgatttgcttttttttaaaagagtaccgaggtttttacgccggctttttctctcggccaacaccctctatcttctttgccgatgagtagggaagCCAACAGGttagaatttaatgacgtggaataagtgataccatgatgatcttatgtttcaaaataaacgtattttatttttattttatgtttcccTATGTACGTGCCAAGGCAAGAATCTTGCTCAGCTACAAACGTAAAGATTTCCTATGTATGTACGTGCCATGGTTGTACATTTGGATCACTTATAAGTAGGACGATTTCGTTGTCGGAGTCACGCCCCGAGAGTAAAGCCGGACCCAAGCATTCTCTTCATCTGCAATTAACTAAGTCATGGGAGTTAATCCCCAAGAACATAGACGGACGTAGACACCGTCTTCGattgtttaattgtatagAATTAAGATTATAGAATTAACATTCCTTTATTTCActaatattctattgttatacgcGAGTGGTGAATAtaaagtaagaaaaatatcttctattatttcaaTCTCCCGATGACCCAGGAAccttacaatatatattgcaAAAGTGCAATTTACCATAGATAAcgcaaactatttaatatttcaaagataCCATAGAGCTAATGCATAATAATGTTAacacgtcaaaaaataatggtcataaattttgaatatagaacAGTTGAAACGGCCTTACACGTAATTTCCACGCAACGCGATGTCGCTCGCAGCTACTGTGGTTTCCAGGACCGGATGGAGCTAGAAAGTAGGCCCCAACTGCTATATTTCTGGGGCCCCACAAGAAAACCtatgttacattttaaagtgTTGCATTCTACGTATGATTTACCTAAAGTTCACTTTTAGGATGTGAGTCTGTCAAGTATTATACCTTGTTATACCAGaggtaaacaaaaaaataaaatgtatgtgtaCTTAAACGcagttagaagttatactttggcgtaacaagatgaAAAATCTTTCCAAAAATTGTATCTTTCGCCTTTtgctacgtttgtagaaaaacgtcactaacaatagaaaaaagtatttaatacattaaaagttatataagcATATctagttaagtaaaatttattataatatcacaaaaaagcTAAAATGTATACTTGATACATAGCTAACAGggtttataaaaatctgcgtttacacAAGACATTATCCGACAAAATTTCCATGTAAAGTTCTAATAtctaactactaaacgaatacactTTCGCTACTTACACTACCTTTCTCACTCCCGCTCAATcgctctcccttttcttcgtcAAAAGCGCTGCAAGACGTTCGTGGTgttccgtaaaaaaattaccctaatgcgcctaaagaagttaaAGATTCATTCTTCATGAAGACAggttggcttcagcgtgcgactctcatccctgacgtcgtagattcgatccctagctgtgcaccaatggactttctatatgcgcatttaacattcgctcaaacggcGAAcaaatcgtgaggaaacagACATGTCTTAGACAATCACAggtaggctgatcacctacttgtgtgttagattaaaaaatgtcatgaaacatattcagaaatctgaggccaagacctaaaagaggttgtagcgccactgatttttttaaaagatgcaTTAAGTGTTAGGGGTAGTATCTAAATGTAGTGCTCCACACTGGGCCCTACACATTATTACTCCAGGCCCTACTCTGCGTTGATCCAACACGTGATTTCACGTATCAGCCCGTCGGCGATAACATTTACAGGTTTATTGTACGTTTTATTAGATAATACGCAGCTGCTGCTATCCATAAACGTTATAGTTGTTTCAACAAAATGTTATGCAATtctccatttatattttacaattaaaagcaattttgtttcaaatttgtttaattttcattagtGGTTTACGACAAACTGACATTTTcaacatcttttttttattgattgctAAAAAGTCCTCAGAATATAGTGATATACCTAGTACATGATTAATATCttgatagtttaaataaaatatatattgggTAGGTATGgtgattacaaataatttagaacAATCGCCAACTGTgatgttagtaattaaattaaaattaataaaagttaacaAGCCTGTACTGTTCCTAGTATTAAGGctgtttatttagtattataaagtacttaaattttgtaatagtttcatttatattttcatcaaaatactagatggcgctatacttaaacaaaacttaGATTTTCAGAGATTAAATAAGtgtctaattatttatgttactttcATTAAAACTGACTTAAAATTGCAAAGTGGTAGTGttttgtctattaaaatattgtttacaaggtattttctttttattttaacagtatTATAAAGtcatacttataaaattttagggTAAAAGccgaatttaattatatgaagTTTTAACCTAACACTTTAAGAGGCacaattattatagttatgaATTATTACTCAATAACTCTTATCTAAAACTACTTGTTTCAATTAAGGTTTGTAtggttgttaaattaaaagcaattaattatgcttaacttatttattcttGGCTAGCATCCACATTTTCGGTTTGTAAGCCCTTGATTGATGCAACTGGAACATATGTTACCAGTGTGAACAATTTGTGTGTTGAGTCCTCATCATCATTACGTCTACGGGATAACCTTACACGAACTCTGAAGGGGACGTTCCTGAAATTAGATGTGACACTTAGATTGAGCatctttaaaaacttttgttaagattttttactaacaatttagaaataattacattttagcAATAACTATCTGGTTATATTGGTATCGGAACTAATAAcattatctaatattttatgtcaCTTTAACTTGAAGAAGTATCTTCAAGGTggattgaaatattaaacagaCAGTACATctctattaaaaatagaatataaaacaatgtgtgGAGAATTATGATGACTGCCTTCAAGTTAGTTATCATGTTATTGAAACACCAAATAAAATAGGAATAATATAGGTCTCTTTGTAGGCAGATATGGATGTTAGTGCTtagaaatcattaaatattatagaaatggACAGTTTTATcatctaatatattataacgaaatgttaaatgtgaaCTGCAAACAATGATAATTACAATTGATTCGTTTTTAAGTGTACTGTTAATTGATAGTAGCATAAAAAGTGAACATTACGATTTAAAAGTAAAGCTATAAGTAATGTAGTAGTATTAAGAGGTTATAATAGTAACTTTTCATTCATATAGATCTGTTAATACACAGCAATTAAACAATACTAACGAGAAAACTATTGATTCTTATAACTTACTTTATTCCCTTAGACCATAGATATTTGTTCAATCTAGTGTCTACTCGAACATCAGGTGTACCCATTTGTTGTTCAGCGAATTTACGGATCTCCTTAATCGCGCGAGGAGCACGTCTTTTAAAACCAACTCCATGAAGTCGTTTATGTAGGTTAACTGTGTATTCACGAGTTACAACTTCATTTATCGCTGACTTGCCTTTCCTCTCTCCTTTTGGTTTGGCCATTGTAAACAATCTGTAAATGTACACAACActcgtaaatattaattgaaccTCACTTTATGGTGTATCGTTAACACATTTTACaatacaagttttatttattatataaatattataaggatttttaaggattaaaatatgaaatcacACCTTAGCGAACAAGCGCCGATACAAAAAGAAATGTCAACGTCATACTATATAAAGTCGATGTCATGATAATGACAGTTATGGAAAAACAGACTCAGACGTCACTCAGTTTCGTTCACTTCGTTTGGAAAttggaatattatttttcaatcgaCTTACTGAGGGTTAGTTAAGAGATTGGTTACTGAATTAAAGTaaacttgatttttaaaaaaataaacatttcagtttattatttaattggtaCATAGAGCCtactacaaaaattaaattctattaagTTATCTGCTTTATAAGTtctcattaaaatttgttattttaagaagtctccaaattcaaaatacttCTATTACACTGATgaagacattaaaatattactaaccAATTTATGAAaccaaagttaaataaaattaatgcacATGCATAACTGGCAAGTCTGCAGTTGTCATTGGATATTCTGTATTGATATTTGATATTCTGTATAATAacgtaaatactaaataataacacttaataattgaaaagaaaattgtttaattctaCTAGTTGTGAGAATAATTTAcatcgtaatttttttataagtgaacaaaattaaaatatgtcagATGTTTATCAGTGAGTTTAAGTTGTATACTTACTAACATaacctaaaatattaaacctaaacaaatacctttaattttttcagGGTTATACATCCtaataaatacttcaatgaCTACATATCTTTAAATGTGAGACCTGACGGAAGAAAATTTGATGAACAGcgaagtattaaattaaacgccAATGCCATTAGTAATGCAGATGCTTCTGCACTTATTAAATGTGGAAATACCACTGTTGTGTGTGGAATAACATTAGTAAGTTTATTGTGGACATAGACATTAGTgttgtaatacaaaatattaaattaaatgttatttcagGAATTAGCAACACCTAAAGCTGAAGAACCTGATCATGGATTTCTTGTAACTAATGTTGAATTATTACCCCTATGCTCTTCCAAGTTTAAGCCAGGACCTCCATCCGATTATGCTCAAGTAATCAGCAATACTGTTAACGATATTATCAAAAACTCAAAATGCATTGATCTTAAGGACTTGTGTATTGTTTCTGACAAGTTAGCATGGGTTCTATATTGCGATATGGTGTGCCTGGATAATGATGGGAGTATTATAGATGCTTGCATAACAACTTTAATAACAAGTCTTAAATCATGTAAGAATGTTGTGTTAATTCATGTCTAATCCTTATTTTGTTTGGCCATtagtattgtttaaatttgtttgttttagtaTCATTGCCTGCTGTAACATTTGATGTTGAAACTGAAGAAGTAAAAGTTGATGTGAGTAAGAAGACATCATTAAAAGTAACTGGATTACCAGTAGCAACAAGTTTTGCAATATATCAATCTCCcaaaaggtattttatttataaattaagatgaCTAGTATTTATAACCAGCAGTGCTCCTTGTTCAATAGTAATCTGCTATTAATTCTAAtgactaatattaaataataatgttggtTTATCTTAAAGAACCatacaagtaaataaaagtacaaataagcaaatacattttttgttgtCTGTTAGTAGAAGGAATTAaggttttaattcaataaataaaccatattttaagcattgtatgtgtatgtgtttCTATAATCctaatctttaaatattatttatagcaaCATTGTGCTAACCGATCCAACCACATTTGAAGAAGAAATGTGTGGAGGTATTGGAGCAAATCTGATAGTCTGCTGGAACCAAGGTCTTCTCTGTGGTGTTCAGAAGTATGGAGGTGGTAATATACCAACAGAAAGTCATAAAAGATTACTTCAAGTTGCCAAGAAACGAAGCAAGCTTGTAGAGGAAGTCATTGAAACTTGTCTAagctaaataataactaataaatattttaagcagTCTTGTCAATACAAgaacttgtttttatttaataggtgTTTactagtataaaacaaaaatgatgcaaaattaatagtaaagtTACAATATTCCTTATTAAATAGATTAGCtcacagtaaaataaatattatgtacttattttgCTATATAGAACATATgtctaacatttttaaatattagtttgaGATTCTGTCATTTCATTATATGAAAAGCTATTCTCATAAACATTATAAGAGTTTTCTACGTGCCTTATTCCCTTTGCCACTTTTTCATCCATTTCATATAAAGAAGCaaacattaatttcattttcattaacaTGTTATTAaggtcttttattttattatattcattaattttatgtttagtgtaaatactaaaaaacaatacaaatgcAACCACAATTAAAAGTATGAGCTTGTTACTCAAAACAAAGAcatgtttgttaatttttgtttcactTTTCTCTAATTGGGAGGCATCAATGGttacttttttttctgtttttatatgtgacattgatacattatttttagtttgtccAGGTTCAGTAATATGCTGGTAACTAGGACATTTTAAGGCTTTGTAAGTGCTTGTATTCATTTTCTAGAGATGCACGCGAGCTTTCTAAATACACATTACTATAGTAGTTCACCTGAAGTCACATACAcctgtaaaagaaaataatttttttaggaattCTACAACATAAGAtgtttgtgtatatatttttgattatttacattttcaatatataaggAATCTTGAACAAAATTACAGAGCTTGAATCTGTAAGAtttcattttgatttattcCATATTCATCCAAACAAAAGTTGCATCTTGAACATGGaaaaatcacttttttttttcaatttatccctaatggcAAAGGATGGAAAAATCACTTATTActaatgacaattgacaatataaagtaaatacatgttttaatttactttatggTTAGAAGCACAGATTATATCTAACAACGTATTTGGTAATTAGTACAAAGTAAACGTAAATGTTACATTAACAAGCGCCTCAAATTGAAGATCTTTAGCCGACTTAAAAAACCCACCCTTTTTGTAAGGAAATTTTGGATTTGTCAGCCTTGCCTACTTGTGGCTGCGTTCGCGTTGGTGGGATGAAGTTGTCCAGCACCTTGAAACACTTGGGGTTTGAATTTGTACCCGAGAAGTACGACATAGGAAGGAAATGATGAACGGATCTATTCCTAAAAtctaaatcttaaaaaaattagaatcgAGAAGTAGTGTTTCTTTGTTCTTTCGATTGTGTGTTATGCATATCATAATCACACGCAGTAAAGTATTGTATTTGCTTACTTGCACGCAACACCTGACTTTAGGtgagtttttttataggtttTGTGGCTGCAGGCATTTTTATGATTGATAGCACAATAATTTACAACCATCCGACTCACCTGTATCCATGGtcatgtattaatttaaaaaaaatagaattccACAAAACTTTCGGCGGTTATGGATATGGATggcaacattaaaaaaaataaaaatgtcaccACGTctcaaaatatcaaaatatgtgattgaggtaataatttaaaattaaattatatttaactttattcggctttaaattatataacaatattaaatttaataatataaaaatgtctgattaaatttatggcacatatttataagaaaaatctaaattatattacccTACGTCACCTTCATATGTAAACGCAAAGATGATATACTTGTTAAATGttagttgtattttatttgaaattatttaaccagTGTAATTTCAGAGGTTGTTAAAGACTGAAACATATGAGACTACAGGATGTTTGTACGGTCTCATGTACGATGGAACTTTGCTTGTCATTGGGTTTAGTTtagaatattttgaaaatgaaaagaaaacataCAGCCAACTACTGCTCAATTTTCCTGCTGAGGTGGAGCTTTGTGGTGTAGTTAAATTTGGTGACACCACAACTTTAGATTCCAAGCCTAAAGCAATTCTTCAAGTAAGTAACTTTTAAGACTATATTTTGCATTTCAACATTTGTTTCCACTAAAAAttcatgttttaattacaGGATGTTGATATAACAGATAAtccattgtttttaataattgataaggATAAGGAAATAAAAGCTCATTTTTTGATTCATGAGAAGTTTGAGGAAACAAGTTATGATGTATTTGAAAATGAGGATATCTGGAAACAATTTTTACATGTCCgattaaatacaatacttCCATTGTCATGTGAAGCTACTATATCTGGTGTCAAAAGTGTACTTCAAAGTAAAAGGAAAAAggtgcttttttttatttatatgtttatacatGATTCAAAGCTGGTTTAGTATCATCCATTATTTCATGTGAAATTTGTCCTTGTTTTAGTATTATACTTTTGTCTGGTCACCTAGCTTAAACAGTTTGATGTTCAAATCTcactgtaataaattaatatatgtgtcTTTGAgacacattattaattatattttgaatattatgactaatgttataaattatgtctgttc
This region includes:
- the LOC110996566 gene encoding 60S ribosomal protein L31, which produces MAKPKGERKGKSAINEVVTREYTVNLHKRLHGVGFKRRAPRAIKEIRKFAEQQMGTPDVRVDTRLNKYLWSKGIKNVPFRVRVRLSRRRNDDEDSTHKLFTLVTYVPVASIKGLQTENVDASQE
- the LOC110996564 gene encoding exosome complex component RRP43, with amino-acid sequence MSDVYQVIHPNKYFNDYISLNVRPDGRKFDEQRSIKLNANAISNADASALIKCGNTTVVCGITLELATPKAEEPDHGFLVTNVELLPLCSSKFKPGPPSDYAQVISNTVNDIIKNSKCIDLKDLCIVSDKLAWVLYCDMVCLDNDGSIIDACITTLITSLKSLSLPAVTFDVETEEVKVDVSKKTSLKVTGLPVATSFAIYQSPKSNIVLTDPTTFEEEMCGGIGANLIVCWNQGLLCGVQKYGGGNIPTESHKRLLQVAKKRSKLVEEVIETCLS